A segment of the Anopheles cruzii chromosome 2, idAnoCruzAS_RS32_06, whole genome shotgun sequence genome:
TGCGATTGgaaaaattgatgaaaagcgaaaaaccTGCCAAACAGGCTATTGTATGGagtgaagtaaaaaaaaatgcaaagcCCACCAAATTCATTCAGAAACCACCTCACTTACGATCGAAGGTAGCTTTGAAACGGATCGTCATAGAGGACATAAACCAAAACCCTGTAATGGCACCAGTATCATCGGGTATCAGTGTAAAACGTGAGCCAGTACCAGATGCAATTATTgacaaaatattcaacaatAACACTGGTGAACAGTTGATGGAACCCGAGGAGAGTACCATTCTCGAACACCTCTTTCCTGTGCACTCCAATAAGCTCAAAAATCTCTTTTCATCgtccaaaactcaaagtgaTCCAAAGCAACCATTATCATCGTCAATTCCTAATATCAAAGAATCAGTAAGCGATACAAAAACTTTGATTGACTCACCAACAAACGATAAAGTAGAATGTGATAAACTCTACCAAGAAACCCAGGTATGTTTTAGAATATTACCTTTGAAATAGAAACaatattaaatttcttttattttagGTCGCCAAGGCAAAAAGTTTTATTTCGCCAACAAATTCTTTGCTTTCAATTCCAAATTCGATTGGCCAATTCTACACTACTTGGAGCGGTTTGAACGAGGAACTCAAATACCTATACTTAAAGGTAAATTTTCCAATAGATAACTCGTAAATATGTGTTTGGTTTATATATTTCGCGATCGAAAAtatatttgtgttttcttttatataATAGCTTCTAAAGGATGTACCATTAAACAAGCTCTTCGGAGCCGGGTTATCGAACGAGATGCTGGGTGAATTACTGTACGTTATGCAAACACGTTTTATTCCTGACAAGATCGACGTGACAAATATCATGCTGGAAATTGCGAAAAATGAATGTGTAAACATTCTTTCCTTACTTCTTAACTGTAATGATCGAAAAGGCAAGTAAATGTGTAATCTTCTTTAGTTACATTTCACTTTAAGGTTTTCTCTTCATTAATCCACAGCTATCAAAGAATTGCTCAAGTACATGGAGACACAAAATGCAAGCGAAAAAGATATCCAACAGATTCGAACGAAACTTTTTCGTGACTAGATAGAAAGAACACAGCACAGTTCCAACATTGGTTccaacacaataaaaacgtTTTACCTTGGCTAAGAAAAAAAGTTAACAACGATGTTCTTAATAAAGTGTTGATCAAGCAATCAGCTAGCTGCACAATATCAGCTATCATGAATGCAACCCAAAACGAAATACTAATAAATACCTTTTTGAACACAAGATACGCAAAATCTCGCTGGGAAGCTGAGAACGGGCGGGACAGATCTGATCGATTAGTCCGAAGAACAGAGGTGCCCGGGCTTGTTGCCGGCAGAATCTGGGATTGGATCAGTCGAGTCGGGGAGCGATCATAATTACTTTATTGGCCCAATCGGTGCGTGCACACACAGTAACATCAACTATTCAATTAGCTTTACTACGCACCTGGCGGCAGGATTACCGGGTTTACGTATAATCCGCGGGATATTTTCACGCAACACGGAGAGGAGAGCCTATGTTTCTCGAAGCGTCGGGATcctaaaatgttacagaaggCCTGCGGTGAACTAGGTGTATCGGAAACAAACATTTATATAATAtgtggtacaaaatgtttaaaaaggGTCTGGAAAGCGTTAAAAACGAAGCACGGCCAGAACGACAATCAACATCAATTGATGAACTCGTCTATAAAATCAAtgaattggtgctccaaaatcgttTGTCCACAGTCCGAGACCTTagaatatcgaaaggatcagtggaaaccattttgagAGACATATCACACTGCAATTTacgttttttatttgtattctACCTTGATTTTAAATATTCTTACGTTTAGGATTCAGTGTCAATAAGCACTTTGGCCTGTTAATAAAAActttaaagaaaaaatatataaataacatatttaaaaaaaagttgtgtACAAAGTTACCATTGTCGACAAAGCCGTTGCTCAAATGACAGTCGACATGAAAAACGCATTGAAAACGCGAAAACGCGTAGCTCAAACGCAGCTCCTGTCATCCAAGTAGCTCACTAGCGACTGGCAACCTCATTCTCAAAGCGCATACGATTTCAAACGGTCAAGATAGGTCAACGCCGTTGGCTTGTGTGGCGGTACCGCTCTCAGATTTCGATTCTTTATAACCTTCGCGCACCGAGTAATTGCAAACGTGAGTTGGTGTGTTAGAAACAAACGCGATAATCGAGCATTAGCAATGTCCCGTATAATAAGAATTGACGAGGTAAGTGGAGCAAATTAATGTTGGTTCAGAAAAATGCACCGCTGAGATTAGATGACGCCATCGCAGGCTGATTTGCACAGCCAGCTGCAAATGTGATGGACGTCGCAACCATTTTGAATAGAAATTTTCTTAGCTATTTTTATGTGAGAATGCATGATATTACATTGGCTTATGTTTTATTCCTTCCAAAATGTTTATTAAGAACCATGGGGCAGGAAATGTGAGTGAAGGGATAAAAAAAGTTGCTGCTGTTACGAAGCGTCCAGTGCTAGGGGAGCTGGGCAACAAAGTCATCCGGAATGGTTCTCATGAGATAAAAGTTGCTGAAAAGGGAACAACATTGAAGGTTACGAATTTGGGACTCAAAAATGTGAAGGCGCGTGTCGATACACGCTGGCGCAAGGAAGAGATCTCAGCAGCCGCCGGCAGTACAATCATCCCCAAGAAACATCTGACAAAGTCCGATTCTAACAAAGCTGCCAAAAGTAACGAGAAGGCAGAGACGCTTAAAGGATCCGAGCAAAATCAATCACAAAAGGCTGTGAAGGTGCATGTTCAGTTGAACAACGGAAACGAGCTAAAACGAGTTGGCCTTAAAAGGGAAGAAAGTCAGCTATCCTTGCGACAGTTGAcgaaaattaatcaaaaaacTGCTGCGGATCAAAAATGCCCTAAAAATGGTGCCGCCTCGCTAAACGAAATTGAAGCATCTCTAACGACAAAGGTATAGCAACGCTCAGGTCAGCTGAGAATGTTTTCACAATACAAATTtgatgtaaaataaatttctaGCATGCCTCAACTCAGCATCTGGAAAGATTGGACACACATTCGCAGAAATTGTTGGAAATTATCGAAAACATAGACGAGAACGATGCATGGAATCCGATGCTTGTATCCGAGTACGCCAGCGATATCTACCGCTACCTGACTAAACTGGAAAGCACGCCCTGTTATATGCTGCAAGAAAACTTTTTAGAAGGTCAAGCCGAGGTATgtacgttttgttttggttttgttttttgttgttgtaacgCTTCTATAATTAAAGATCACCCACAAAATGCGTATCATTTTGATCGACTGGATCAATGAAGTGCATAACCAGTTCAAGTTGGACATCGATACCTACCATATGACCGTTTCGGTCATCGATCGTTACCTGCAGGTACGTTGTTTCTCAAATCATATTCGTCAACATTACCGCGAATCTGATCATTATCATTATGATCCTTTTGTTGCAGAAAGTGCAAAATATTCCTAAGAAAAAATTACAACTAGTAGGAGTCACAGCTATGTTCATTGCATCAAAGTACGAAGAACTGTTTCCGCCAGAGATCcaggattttgttttcataaCCGATGACACATACCAGAAGTATCAGATTcttgaaatggaaaaggaaatgttGAAGGTACTCGATTTTCAAATGGGGAAGCCGCTGCCAACGCATTTCCTGCGTCGCTTTTCAAAGGCTGCTAAAGCATCCGACCTCAACCATGTGTTGGCAAAGTACTTATTGGAGCTGGCCAGCGTTGACTACAGTACGGCGCACTACAAACCATCAGAGGTTAGAAATGGTATATCTTTTTATGTCGGTAAAATATATCACAAAACGTGTTTTATCATTCCACAGATAGCCGCAGCAGCCCTCTATGTATCCCTATTTCTATTTCCACTGAACTGCACAACTGGTGCAAAGAAAGACATTACCCCGGCGAGGATTTGGAGTAAAACGCTCGAGCATTACACACAATATAGTGTTCAAGACTTGGTTCCGATCGTTCAGCGATTAGCCAAGGTGGTGAAAACTGTACcggaaatggcaaagaaaaagatCAAAGCCCCATGGCTGAAGTATTCCTCCGCAAAGCTGCAAGGCATTTCGACCCACCACAAACTAGGCGGACCAGAGATAGACGCATTAACAGAAGGAAAGCTTCGCTTCTAGAGCAGAGTCGATGCAACATGATTTTAAGTGTGCACTAATTAGATTTTACTAGACTGGATGGATGATGGAATATGATCGAGTTCTATCACCATGACTGCTGTTTCAGTGTTTTAGACCCATAGAAAACGTCACAGATTCTTTTTACGCGAGTGACAACTATTAGtagaatgttattttttatttttttgtgtttgaaaaaaaaacagaatgtGGGATGGCGGCAGTAGCAAAAGGCTCCAAATCTTTTATAAGTGAACATTATCGACGAGAAGTGAATCAAATTGCAAAATACTTTTTTCACTCACGATAGGGCATCGGAAAGAATCTTCAACATATTCCAGGAATGATCAAATAGAAATATGTAGGCAAATAAATCTGTAACATCTACACTATTCATActttggttttctgttttttaatAGCTAAAATGTTATAACTAAATATGGTCGGGCattgttttgtatttaaaGATGTAAACTAGATTCTACATCACGTACAGTTAGTAAGACTTGCCTTATGGTCaattttcgaaagaaaaaaaagtggaGAGTTCATGCTTCCACCGAAGACGATCTGTTTTGCTGATT
Coding sequences within it:
- the LOC128268832 gene encoding G2/mitotic-specific cyclin-B-like encodes the protein MSRIIRIDENHGAGNVSEGIKKVAAVTKRPVLGELGNKVIRNGSHEIKVAEKGTTLKVTNLGLKNVKARVDTRWRKEEISAAAGSTIIPKKHLTKSDSNKAAKSNEKAETLKGSEQNQSQKAVKVHVQLNNGNELKRVGLKREESQLSLRQLTKINQKTAADQKCPKNGAASLNEIEASLTTKHASTQHLERLDTHSQKLLEIIENIDENDAWNPMLVSEYASDIYRYLTKLESTPCYMLQENFLEGQAEITHKMRIILIDWINEVHNQFKLDIDTYHMTVSVIDRYLQKVQNIPKKKLQLVGVTAMFIASKYEELFPPEIQDFVFITDDTYQKYQILEMEKEMLKVLDFQMGKPLPTHFLRRFSKAAKASDLNHVLAKYLLELASVDYSTAHYKPSEIAAAALYVSLFLFPLNCTTGAKKDITPARIWSKTLEHYTQYSVQDLVPIVQRLAKVVKTVPEMAKKKIKAPWLKYSSAKLQGISTHHKLGGPEIDALTEGKLRF